A region of the Desulfobacter postgatei 2ac9 genome:
CCAAGGTCAGGTTTTCCGTCAAATCAAACCGACCTCTCAAGGATACCTGATGTTTTGTAAATCCAAAGTCGATTTCATAATCCTGATCATTGTCATAATCATGGTATGTCAGTGAATAAGCCAAGGTCCATTTGATTTGCTTGCTTGTCGCCAGATCCACTGAAATTTCTGTCCCCCAGGAGCGGGTATTTGACATGTTGCTCAGCACAATGTCTTGGATAAGTATTTGGTTCTCGGCGTCAACGTAGGGAGAATTTTGTGGGGTATAAATTCTTAAATTTTGATAATCGTTGAAGAAAAGCGCCAGGTCAATGGAGAGGCTTTGTTGGGGAATAAAGCGGTATCCCGCTTCCCAGGCCCACAGTATTTCGGCTGTTTGATCCTCATTGTTTACGAATCTGCTATACAACGGGCCGTAGGCGGTATCCATTCCGGAGAGGTAGATCACGGCATCGGCCTCGACCCGGGAGGGAATCCGGGTGGCCCGGGAAATGGCGGCCCATAACCTGTGGTGTTCGCTGGGGGCCCACAACAGACTTGTGGATGGCTGAATTTCAAGGCCGGTATAATCATTGTGCTCAAACTTTGAACCAATGGTGAGTTTAATTTTGTCCTCAAGTAAAGATATTTCGTCCTGGATAAAGGTCGAGTACAGAAGCTCAGTTGTACTGACTGGATCCATAAATGCAACCTTTGAGCCTGAATAATCATCAGATGAATGGCGCAGCCTAAGTCCCCAGATGATATCGTTCCCGAATCCCAGCCCGAAGCGGTGCTGAAACTCCACATCAACGTTGTGCCGGTCTTCGTTGAGGATATCCTCGGAACGATGCATGGCATCGTAATACATCTTCGCAGACATTTCCGATGTTCCGGAAAGGATTTTTGTCCATTGGCCCATGATGTTGCCCCCGGACACATCGCTTTTTACCGGAAATTCATCCATGTATGGTGACGTCTGACTGTAAAGATAAAGATCCTGGTGGATATGGCCATCGTAGAGATCCCCCTGGAGGGTGAAATTGTCGGTCAGAGAGAGCTGGCCATCCATGCGGAAGCCGGCCTGATTGATCTGCCAGTCGTCACCTGCATCTTCTCCGGAAAGACGATCAAATTCATCCCTGGCCCTGTGTTTGGCATAAATCCGCCAGAATTTGTCTTTAGCCATGGTACCGCCATATCTTGCTGCCACCATGTTTTTTTCAACTGATCCGGCAGATGCTTGTACAAAACCGCCCTGGGTATCATTGGCCCGCCTGGTGATAATATTGATCACCCCATTGACTGCATTGGATCCCCAGATGGTGGCACCGGGACCGCGGATCACCTCAATACGGTCCACATCCTCAAGAAGCACATCTGTTACTTCCCAATAAACGCCTGAAAAGCTTGGTGTATACACACTGCGCCCATCAACAAGAACTTGAAGACTTGGGGAGAACCGGCTGTTAAATCCCCTGCAGTTTATTGCCCATTTGTTGGCGTCAATGCGTGCCACATTCACGCCGGGAGCCATGCGCAGGGCATCAGGAATACTGGTGACACCGGAACGCCTGATATCCTCCCGGGTGATTACGAAAACCGCGGCCGCACTGTCAGACAGTCGCTGTTTTTTTTTATTCACGGAAGTAACTTTGATCTCCATGAGTTCTTCAATGGAAAATTCAGTCAGATCCTGATCCTGTGCTGCCGGGCCTCTGGTCGGTAAAAAAAATAACAGACACGGAAGAAGCAGCAGCAGAATTATTTTTTTCTGGAAATCGTGTGACACCTGGATCCTTTGTTGGGGATTAGGAAACTTTAACAAAATATACCTGATATTTAATGTTAAATCGCTTTATTGTCAATCAATTCCGGGCGGTTCATCTATGATGACAGCTTTTCAAGAAGGGTTTGGTAAGCGTTGCTCAATTCCACAAACCTGTCGTGGCTGCCGCCAGGATATAGGTGGTTTGTCTCTCTTTTTTTACTTTTGCAAGGTACATGGCTAACCGTGTTCCCCTGGATTTTTATATGCCAGGGTCTCCAGTTTGATCAGGTTGTAAAGTCTTGTTCCAAGACCGATCTCCTGGGCATACGCAAGCTGGTGCTCCCAGTCCACGTGTGGGTAAAGTCCTTTGAACTTGTCCTCCCCCGGGGCCAGGTGGGTGGTCAACACCGAAGATGCAAGGCCCTGGGCCTGGTTGACAAGGTCTGCACTGGCCTGGTCAATGGCTACGGGATCCCGGGATGCCACCACACCGATATCGTTGCAGATGGGGGATTCGGCATAGGGCAGACAGTCACATTTGGGGGAGATATTGGTGATGAAGTTCACAAACAGACATTTGTCAGTTTTATTTTTAAGCACACCGGCGGTATATTCCATCATTTTTTCTAGAAATACGGGGATATCCTGGTTCCAGTTGATGTTGATGGACTGGGTGGGGCAGCGCACAATGCATTCTGCACATCCGATACAAGCCGCTTTATTCATATATGCCTTTTTGTTTTCAATGGTTATGGCCAGCCCCGGGCAGTGCCGGGCACACAAGCCGCAGCCGATGCAGGTTTTTCGTTTGATTTTGGGACTTACATTAGAATGCTGGTCCAGTTTTCCCCGGCGGGATGCACACCCCATTCCCAGATTTTTAAGGGTGCCTCCGAATCCGGCCAGCTCATGTCCCTTGAAATGGGCCAGCGCCACGATAGCGTTGGCATTGATAATTTCAGAGCCGATAAACACTTCCCTGTTGTGTTTGAGATCTACCTGGACCGCTGTCTCGCTTTTTCCGAACAGGCCGTCGGCAATGATCAAGGGGGCGGCATCCATGGATGAATAGGAAAATCCGTTTTCCACAGCGGTTTTGATATGGGACACCGCATCAGACCGGGTTCCCACATAAAGGGTATTGGCATCGGTCAGAAAAGGTGTGGCCTTTGTTTTTCTGATGGCCCGGATAATTTTCCGGATAAGAACAGGTCGGATGTAGGCCGTATTTCCCTGTTCACCGAAATGCACCTTTACGGCGGTCAGATCGTTTTTGTCCAGGACAGCGTGAAGTCCTGCCGTGGTTACCAGGCGCTCCAGCTTGGCGGGCAGGTTTTCCCTTGATGTGGCGGTCATGTCCATGAAAAATACATCAGCACCCATTAAACTTTCCTTTTTGCATTGTTCCGAGTCCCTGTTTTTATAAAATAGAGCATCCGTCATGGAAATTCAATACAGGTAAATGTGTTGACTGCTTTTGGTATCGGTTTTGCTTAAGCTTTCTAAGCGTACTTGTCCCAGTCGGGATTTGACTTGATTGTTCCGGCATGATAAAAAACTTTCACCTATGTAAACGGTAACACTATGTCCATAACACCAGCTATCTCAAAAAAACTTTTTATTTTCCTCTTTTTTTTCATATTTATATTTTATGGAACAGTATATGGCTTGTTTATAAAAGTTCGGGAAATGTCCGATACCTCTGCCCGGATTGTCGGCATCAGCAACCGGATTGCGGTATTGTCCAATGATCTTAAAAACAGCCTTCTTGATATGGACGTAAATATCAAGAAGTTGAAACTGTTGAAAAAAGATGTTTATTTTGACTATTTTGGAACAGCCCGGGGCAATTATCAAAAGGTGCTTGTCGAGATCATTGACCTGGACAGAAGGCGGGGAACACCTGCAGGATACTGGTGTAATATTGACCGGACCTTTGGTGGCTATATTCATGCGGATGTATCCAAGGGACAATCCGTGAATGAGGGTTATACCTGGATTGCTGACGATGTGATGGACCAGTGGATGACCAGCATTGCAGCGGCCAGAAAGGACAATGAAGACAGAATTGAGCAGGCGCTGATCCTGATCAACCGTTTAAGTCGCCAGGTGATGAGAAATTGCATGATCGGGTTCGGTATTTCAATATTGGTGGGCATTATGGGCGTCTGGTTTATTTCCAGGTCCATCATTGTTCCCTTGAATAAATTGAAATCCGGGCTTAAACGGGTTTCTGATGATAATTACACCTATGAGATGGATATTGCCTCCAAAGACGAATTCGGGGAACTGGCTGCTGCGTTCAATGATATGAACCGTCAGCTTAAAGCAGATGACGAGATCCGTTCTGATTTCATTGCCACCTTAAGCCATGAAATCAGAAGCCCCTTGTCTTCCATCCGTGAATCTGTGAATATGCTGACCGAAGAGGTTCTTGGGCCGGTAAACGATAAACAGAAAAAATTTTTAACCATTGCCGCTAATGAAATTGCCAGGATTACAAGCCTTTTAAACCACCTGCTGGATACGTCCATTCTGGTTTCCGGGATTAATAAAAGACAGGTTGCGCCCTTTGATCCCAACCAACTTGTGCAATCGGCTATTTTGAGTATTACGCCCGGGGCCAAGGCCCGGGGGATACGTACGGAATTTAAGCCCCTTGAACAGGCGCCCATGGTTAAAGGCAATGACAAGGAAATAATGCAGGTGATAATAAATATTTTGGATAATGCGCTTAAATTTTCACCGAACAACAGCCGGGTGGATGTCCGTTTGACCCGGGGGCCTGGAAAACATTTTCTGACATGCAATATCAGTGATGAAGGACCGGGTATTCCCGAAGATAAACAAAGTTTGATTTTTAAAAAATATTACCGGGCCAGGGAGGTACGCAAGCACATGGACGGGGTAGGACTGGGTTTGAATATTGCCCGGCGGATCGTCCAGGAAAATGGCGGAGAAATTTTTGTGGAGAATAAACCGGATAAAGGGTGTACTTTTTCCTTTACGTTGCCGGTAGTTTAATAGATCAATTTTAAGGAATTTTATGCGGTTTTCATGGATATATGATGGCTTGAATTTGCCCATGGGAGGGGAATTCAAGCGTTTTGTTCTTTTTTTCAGAGTCCTGGTTTTTATCGGGTGTACAGGGGGAATTGTCAACGGGTGTACAGGGGGAATTGTCAACGGGTGTACCATAATACCTGTCTGCAATATCGTCTGCCGGGATGCCATGGTAAAACAGGGCCAGGAGGCATATTTAAATGAAGAGTATGCCCTTGCCCGTCAGATTTTTTCACAGCTTGCTTTAAGGAAGGATGATGTACAGCTTCAGGCGGTCGGCCTTTATGGAAATGCTTGTCTTGACATGATTCTTGCAGAAAATGCCCCGGCCTTTAGAACGGCTGTGGAGCAGCTTCTACGGTTACCGTCACAATTGCCTTACCGGAGTTTAACAGACCCAAGCCAGGAGCCCGACGACGGCGAAACCCGGTGCAATACATGGTGCAGAATACCCCCCGAGATGATAGAGAAAGCCCTGGACCACGGCATGATTTTACTTGAATCCGAACGGTCGGGTATGCTGGAAAATCTTAATGTCCTTTATTCCAGAGAGCAAGTCTATAAAAAAGAGCGTCTTAGCATGCAGAAAAAGATTGATTCTACAGGACTTAAAATAACTGTCTTGGAAAAACAAAACCGGCACCAGGAGGCTCGGATTAGAGATCTTTTGCACCAGATAAACGTGCTTGAGAAAATTGATAAGGAACGGCAGGAACAAAGGGAAAATCAATGACGGCGGCACATAAAATACTCATTGTTGATGATGACCCCAGTATTCTAGAGGTTTTGGACGCAAGGCTGTCCGCATCCAACTTTAAGGTGTTGAAGGCAAAGGATGCGGCAGGGGCCGAACAAATACTTAGGGAGCACAAAGGCATAGATCTGTTGGTGTCGGATATAAAAATGCCGGGAAAAAGCGGAATTGAGTTGTTTACCGATATCCGTAAGTTCCTGCCGAATCTGCCTGTGATTTTTTTGACTGCTTACGGCACCATACCGGATGCTGTGGATGCTATGAAGCTGGGCGCAGCCGATTATATTTCCAAGCCTTTTGACGGCCTGGAGCTGATTAAGAAAATCAATACCATGATGGCCCTTCGCGGTACAGGTGTCGGCGCAGGACCTATGCCCCTGGTTGAATCCGGGTTTTACTGGGGAAAATCCGCTGCCATGAAGCATCTTTATACCATGGTGAAAAAGGTGGCTGTCACCCAGGTTAACGTGCTCATTCTCGGGGAAAGCGGGGTGGGCAAGGAATGTATTGCCGGATGTATCCATAGAAACAGTCCCAGACAAACACAGCCCTACATGGTTGTGGACTGTGGCTCGACGCCCGCAGGCATCCTTGAAAGTGAATTGTTCGGCCATCTGAAAGGCTCGTTTACCCATGCAGTAAAGGATAAGATCGGGCTTATGCAGGCTGCGGACTCCGGTACGCTTTTCCTGGATGAGATCGGCAATATTTCCCATGATATGCAGTGCCGTCTGTTAAGATTCCTGGAGGATAAAAAAATTCGCCAGGTGGGCGCGGTAAAAGAGATCTCTGTGGACTGCCGGGTGATTGCAGCAACCAACGCTGATCTTTCCCAGGCCATTGAAGAGGGAAACTTCCGCCAGGACCTGTACTACCGGCTCAAAGGAATCACCCTGACAATTCCGCCTTTGCGGGAGCGAAAAGAAGATATTTATCCCTTGGCCAGTTTTTTTGCTGACCGCTATGCCCAGACACAAGGTATTGAGCGTTTGCGTATTTCCGATGCCGCTATCAAAGTGTTGGAAGAACATTCCTGGCCGGGCAATATCCGGGAATTGAAAAATACCATTGAGGCAGGGGCTGTTTTGTGCCAAAATCAGACTATTGAACCATGGGACCTTCAGATTGAAACCATCCGGGAAAATGCGGTGATGACCTCTGACCTGCTCGATTCCCAGGCGTTTTCCATTGAACAGAGTGAAAAGGATACCATCATAAGAGCCCTGAAAAAGTCAAGGGGCGTTCAAAAAGATGCGGCTGATCTTCTGGGCATCAGCAAACGAGCCATCCATTACAAGGTCAGAAAGTACGACATTGACCCCACAGCATATAAATAAAATATAAAGGCGGCATGGTTACCAAATATTCTTCTTTGCAACAATGGGTTTCAAGGCAGTTGTTGATGCCGGGCGCAGTTTTCGTAACTTTCAATAAATTTTTGGTAACCGGATAGCTGCTTTGGCGTGGGGATTTAGCCTGTTTCTGTTCCTCTTAACAAGGGAACGGGCTGGCACACAAGCTGCTTTACATCTCGATTAAAGCACAATTAAATTCGAAAATATGAAAATAGAAATCATGTGTTTTGCAAAGAAAAGTCTGAAAAAGGAGGCGATTGATCAGTGAAAATGGAACAGGACGACAATATGTATTTCAGTGCGGAGTTTCAACTGGATAACCCGGGGATTTTCTATCAGTTCAAATTAAGAAAAAATGAATCAGAGCAATTTTTTGCCTTGGTAACAAAGGAATCAAGGGCGTTGAAGAGCCTTAAAAGCGGAGATCTTGTTCCCATGATTTTCCATTACCAGGACAAGACCATTCCAGCAGTTCGTAAACCTACCCGCATCAAATATATTCTCGACGGTACGCCAATCGGATTTAAAGATCATTTTATGATCGGCCTGGACATTGAAAAGGTTGGAGAGTAATTGATTTTTGTTGATATCCATTCGCAGCTTTTCCAGTTTGTTCACCCAGAGTAAGACAGTGTCGGCAGATTGAAAAAGCGTAAAGAAAGGGCTGTAGGCGGCATCTCTACAACCAGATAATTCCATCCCGGCATGACAGGGCCTGAAATGGCTGTAACGGCGGCGCCGGTGAAAAGGATCGCATGCCATTTTTCGGGCAACGGCAGTCTCTTAATTATGTAGCCTCCCTTAATGCAAAACCTCTGGACAGACACGAATAAAATATCTGCCTGGTGCGATTTTCCACCATCTTTGTTGACGTGACTATACGCCAATGATATGGGAGGGACAACTATTTTGTTTAAGTTTAATTAGTTGGTTGAAACAATGACATGTATTGCGAAACTTAATAACAGTTTTAATACGCTTGAGCGTATTTACGCCCTGTTTGACAGGGCTATGGCTGCGTTCCCCGTTGCCTGCG
Encoded here:
- a CDS encoding TonB-dependent receptor plug domain-containing protein, with protein sequence MSHDFQKKIILLLLLPCLLFFLPTRGPAAQDQDLTEFSIEELMEIKVTSVNKKKQRLSDSAAAVFVITREDIRRSGVTSIPDALRMAPGVNVARIDANKWAINCRGFNSRFSPSLQVLVDGRSVYTPSFSGVYWEVTDVLLEDVDRIEVIRGPGATIWGSNAVNGVINIITRRANDTQGGFVQASAGSVEKNMVAARYGGTMAKDKFWRIYAKHRARDEFDRLSGEDAGDDWQINQAGFRMDGQLSLTDNFTLQGDLYDGHIHQDLYLYSQTSPYMDEFPVKSDVSGGNIMGQWTKILSGTSEMSAKMYYDAMHRSEDILNEDRHNVDVEFQHRFGLGFGNDIIWGLRLRHSSDDYSGSKVAFMDPVSTTELLYSTFIQDEISLLEDKIKLTIGSKFEHNDYTGLEIQPSTSLLWAPSEHHRLWAAISRATRIPSRVEADAVIYLSGMDTAYGPLYSRFVNNEDQTAEILWAWEAGYRFIPQQSLSIDLALFFNDYQNLRIYTPQNSPYVDAENQILIQDIVLSNMSNTRSWGTEISVDLATSKQIKWTLAYSLTYHDYDNDQDYEIDFGFTKHQVSLRGRFDLTENLTLDAWFRYVGKTNAVCAFSNTAIYEIDDYATLDLRLGWKIRPDLEFFLTGQNLLRESHLEFVQEAFSYPVEVPRSAYAGLTYKF
- a CDS encoding HAMP domain-containing sensor histidine kinase; this encodes MFIKVREMSDTSARIVGISNRIAVLSNDLKNSLLDMDVNIKKLKLLKKDVYFDYFGTARGNYQKVLVEIIDLDRRRGTPAGYWCNIDRTFGGYIHADVSKGQSVNEGYTWIADDVMDQWMTSIAAARKDNEDRIEQALILINRLSRQVMRNCMIGFGISILVGIMGVWFISRSIIVPLNKLKSGLKRVSDDNYTYEMDIASKDEFGELAAAFNDMNRQLKADDEIRSDFIATLSHEIRSPLSSIRESVNMLTEEVLGPVNDKQKKFLTIAANEIARITSLLNHLLDTSILVSGINKRQVAPFDPNQLVQSAILSITPGAKARGIRTEFKPLEQAPMVKGNDKEIMQVIINILDNALKFSPNNSRVDVRLTRGPGKHFLTCNISDEGPGIPEDKQSLIFKKYYRAREVRKHMDGVGLGLNIARRIVQENGGEIFVENKPDKGCTFSFTLPVV
- a CDS encoding DUF362 domain-containing protein; the encoded protein is MGADVFFMDMTATSRENLPAKLERLVTTAGLHAVLDKNDLTAVKVHFGEQGNTAYIRPVLIRKIIRAIRKTKATPFLTDANTLYVGTRSDAVSHIKTAVENGFSYSSMDAAPLIIADGLFGKSETAVQVDLKHNREVFIGSEIINANAIVALAHFKGHELAGFGGTLKNLGMGCASRRGKLDQHSNVSPKIKRKTCIGCGLCARHCPGLAITIENKKAYMNKAACIGCAECIVRCPTQSININWNQDIPVFLEKMMEYTAGVLKNKTDKCLFVNFITNISPKCDCLPYAESPICNDIGVVASRDPVAIDQASADLVNQAQGLASSVLTTHLAPGEDKFKGLYPHVDWEHQLAYAQEIGLGTRLYNLIKLETLAYKNPGEHG
- a CDS encoding sigma-54-dependent transcriptional regulator → MTAAHKILIVDDDPSILEVLDARLSASNFKVLKAKDAAGAEQILREHKGIDLLVSDIKMPGKSGIELFTDIRKFLPNLPVIFLTAYGTIPDAVDAMKLGAADYISKPFDGLELIKKINTMMALRGTGVGAGPMPLVESGFYWGKSAAMKHLYTMVKKVAVTQVNVLILGESGVGKECIAGCIHRNSPRQTQPYMVVDCGSTPAGILESELFGHLKGSFTHAVKDKIGLMQAADSGTLFLDEIGNISHDMQCRLLRFLEDKKIRQVGAVKEISVDCRVIAATNADLSQAIEEGNFRQDLYYRLKGITLTIPPLRERKEDIYPLASFFADRYAQTQGIERLRISDAAIKVLEEHSWPGNIRELKNTIEAGAVLCQNQTIEPWDLQIETIRENAVMTSDLLDSQAFSIEQSEKDTIIRALKKSRGVQKDAADLLGISKRAIHYKVRKYDIDPTAYK